In Campylobacter sp. 2014D-0216, the following proteins share a genomic window:
- the neuC gene encoding UDP-N-acetylglucosamine 2-epimerase encodes MKKIVFVSGTRADFSKIKSLMMKVENSNEFELFIFATGMHMSKKFGSTYTEIEKCGFKNIYKYINHDKYYQMDKALSSTIDGFSKFIHEIEPDLIVVHGDRVEPLAAAIVGSLNNILVAHIEGGELSGTIDESLRHAISKLAHIHLVNDEIAKKRLIQMGEDEKSIFIIGSPDLELLNNTISLDEAKKYYDIEFKNYAIVIFHPVTTEINSLYKQSEEFVNALIKSNKNYIVVYPNNDLGFELILQNYERLKNNKRFKIFPSLRFEYFISLLKNADFIIGNSSCIIKEALYLNVNGILVGSRQDGRTDVNKIIRVKAEEKDILEAILNTNKCASIENKRLEFLNSSEQFYKLLKNNILFTINKQKIFRDI; translated from the coding sequence ATGAAAAAAATAGTTTTTGTTAGTGGAACTAGAGCTGATTTTTCTAAAATAAAATCACTAATGATGAAAGTTGAAAATTCAAATGAATTTGAATTGTTTATATTTGCAACCGGTATGCATATGAGTAAAAAGTTTGGCTCTACGTATACGGAAATAGAAAAATGTGGTTTTAAAAATATATATAAATATATAAATCACGATAAGTATTATCAGATGGATAAAGCTTTATCATCAACAATAGATGGTTTTTCTAAATTTATACATGAGATAGAACCTGATTTGATAGTAGTGCATGGTGATAGAGTAGAGCCTTTGGCTGCTGCTATAGTAGGAAGTTTAAATAACATCTTGGTGGCACATATAGAAGGTGGAGAGCTTTCGGGAACTATAGATGAGAGTTTGAGACACGCTATTAGCAAATTAGCACATATTCATTTAGTAAATGATGAAATAGCAAAAAAAAGATTAATACAAATGGGTGAAGATGAGAAATCTATTTTTATTATAGGTTCTCCTGATTTAGAATTGCTAAACAATACTATATCTTTAGATGAGGCAAAAAAATATTATGATATAGAATTTAAAAATTATGCCATAGTTATATTTCACCCGGTTACAACCGAAATAAACTCTTTATATAAACAAAGTGAAGAGTTTGTAAATGCTCTTATAAAGAGTAATAAAAATTATATAGTTGTTTACCCAAATAACGATTTAGGCTTTGAGTTAATTTTGCAAAACTACGAAAGACTTAAAAATAATAAAAGATTTAAAATTTTTCCTTCCTTAAGATTTGAGTATTTTATAAGTTTGCTAAAAAATGCTGATTTTATCATAGGAAATTCAAGTTGTATAATAAAAGAAGCTTTATATCTTAATGTAAATGGAATTTTAGTTGGCTCAAGACAAGATGGCAGAACTGATGTTAATAAAATAATAAGAGTAAAAGCAGAAGAAAAAGATATATTAGAAGCAATTTTAAATACCAATAAATGCGCCAGTATTGAAAATAAAAGACTAGAATTTTTAAATAGTTCTGAGCAATTTTATAAACTATTAAAAAATAATATTTTATTTACCATAAACAAGCAAAAAATATTTAGGGATATATAA
- the neuB1 gene encoding sialic acid synthase: MQIKIDKLTISQKNPLVIPEIGINHNGSLEIAKLMVDAAKRAGAKIIKHQTHIVEDEMSQEAKSVIPGNANISIYEIMEQCALNYKDELALKEYVEKQGLVYLSTPFSRAAANRLEDMGVSAYKIGSGECNNYPLIKHIAQFKKPMIISTGMNSIESIKPTVKILRDYEIPFVLLHTTNLYPTPSHLVRLQAMLELHKEFNCLYGLSDHTTNNLACLGAVALGASVLERHFTDTMDRKGPDIVCSMDENALKDLINQTQEMVLLRGDNNKNPLKEEQVTIDFAFASVVSIKDIKKGEILSMDNIWVKRPSKGGISAKDFEAILGKRAKKDIKNNIQLTWDDFE, from the coding sequence ATGCAAATAAAAATAGATAAATTAACTATTTCTCAAAAAAATCCTTTGGTAATCCCAGAAATAGGTATAAACCATAATGGTAGTTTAGAGATAGCAAAACTTATGGTAGATGCAGCCAAAAGAGCAGGAGCTAAGATAATAAAACACCAAACTCATATAGTTGAAGATGAAATGAGTCAAGAAGCTAAAAGTGTTATACCGGGTAATGCAAATATTAGCATTTATGAGATTATGGAACAATGTGCATTGAACTATAAAGATGAATTAGCTTTAAAAGAGTATGTAGAAAAGCAAGGTTTGGTGTATCTTAGTACCCCATTTAGTAGAGCTGCAGCAAATCGTTTGGAAGATATGGGTGTAAGTGCTTATAAGATAGGCTCAGGTGAATGCAACAATTATCCTTTAATAAAACATATAGCACAATTTAAAAAACCTATGATTATAAGCACCGGAATGAATAGCATAGAAAGTATAAAACCCACAGTTAAGATACTTAGAGATTATGAAATACCTTTTGTTTTGCTTCATACTACAAATTTATACCCCACTCCATCGCATTTAGTAAGATTACAAGCTATGTTAGAATTACATAAAGAATTTAATTGTCTTTATGGACTCAGTGATCACACTACAAACAATCTTGCTTGTTTAGGCGCTGTTGCGCTAGGAGCAAGTGTACTAGAAAGACACTTTACAGATACCATGGATAGAAAAGGCCCTGATATAGTTTGCTCTATGGATGAAAATGCTTTAAAAGATCTTATAAATCAAACGCAAGAAATGGTACTTTTAAGAGGTGATAATAATAAAAACCCTTTAAAAGAAGAGCAAGTAACTATTGATTTTGCATTTGCTAGCGTAGTAAGTATTAAAGATATAAAAAAGGGTGAAATTTTATCTATGGATAATATTTGGGTAAAAAGACCTTCAAAAGGTGGCATAAGTGCAAAGGATTTTGAAGCCATACTTGGAAAAAGAGCAAAAAAAGATATAAAAAATAATATACAACTAACTTGGGATGATTTTGAATGA